The DNA sequence CAACTCTTAATTATGCTGCTGGATTTACTTCTAGTTCCACTTTGATTTTAATATCCTTGCCTACAAGTACGCCTCCAGTTTCAAGTGCTGCGTTCCAAGTCAGGCCGAATTCTTCACGGTTGATTTTTGCTGCTGCTTCAAAGCCGTATACTTCAACGCCCCAAGGGTTTGTTCCTTTGCCGCCGTATTCTACATCAAAAGTGACCGGCTTTGTCACGCCCTTGATAGTTAAATCGCCTGTTACTTTAAAATCATCGCCGTCTTTTACGATGTTTGTTGATTTGAAATCAATCGTCGGGTAGTTTTCAACATCAAAGAAATCAGCTGACTTCAGGTGGTTCTCACGGTCCTCGCTGCGTGTATTAATGCTTGCAACATCGAATGTGAATGCGATTGAAGCTGTTGTCAGATCTGTTAAATCTGCTGCTTCCACATCTGCTGTATAAGAATCAAAAGAACCCTTCACCTTTGAAACCATCATGTGCTTCACTTCAAAACCTACTGCTGAATGCGATTGATCTACTGTCCACTTTGCCATTTAAAATCTCCTCCAAAATATAATTTTTATTTATCTCGAATTCGAGACATGTTGTCAAAAAAATAAGCTGCGATGTTTATTCCGAAATAAATTATCTTTAATTCGAGATAAATTTATCATATATTGGGAATGGAAGTCAACAACTATTTAAAAGATTTTTTTTTGAGCCATGGGGACAGGTACCTTGGCCCATTTTTAAGGAGAGAGCCAAGGGACCTGTCCCCTTGGCCCACTGTTAGCGCTGAGAAGGCCAGGTTCCTTGCATCTTCCTTAATTGAATAATCTGCCCGGTATGGTAAGCATCGTGCAGCATGATGTCTAAGAGTTTTTCTTCAAGGTCATTTTGTTCAAGCCTTTCAGGCGTAATCCGGATGATTGCTTTCCTTACGCTGTGATGGGCCAGTTCTGCCCGTTCTATGACTGCTTTCCATACCTTTTCATCATTTACTTGGCCGGTGAGAGCAAAAGTTTCATCACCATCAAGATTTCGAGTCCACTCCCGTCCCGCTAGATTCGCCGCAAGTCTCTCTTTGTAATAGATAAGATGGTTTACATTCTCCCATATGGATTTTACCGCAGCCCCTTCCGGCTTCCAGCTGGCCTGTTCAGCGGATAGCCCTTCTATGGCAGGCTTCAATGGCGCATACCAGTTCTCCTTGTTGAAGGTAGTATCAAGCATCCTTAACAGAAATTCAGTTCGGTTCATTCCTGTCCTCCTTTTAAAGGCTGATTCAGTATAGAATTTCACCAAAACGTTAATAAGTCCTGCTTAAATAGCAGACAAGGCGAAAGGTCACTTCCCTTGCTCCTCTTCATTTTCTTTTTTCTTTTCTGACATCAAGTAAGCAAATGTCACCCCTACCGCAATAAGGGAAGCAATCACAGAATAGCGGAATATAGTAAAGAAGTATTCTGCGTATGGCGTTTCGATAGTTGAAGTGTATCCCTCCAAATTGGTTCTTTCATCTACCCTTTTCATAAAAGCCACCAATATAAAAAATGGAATAATAAATGAATAGATTCCTGTTTTCACTAAGATTTTTTCCATGGAAATCCCCTCTCTTTTGTTCTTTATTTCTCCCTAAGCTGACCATCCGGCACCCCGGCCGGCATAAAATTGTGATCACCTTTTGGCCCAGCAGCAGCCATGAACTTTAAGGCAGGCTGCTTCTTAATCCGGCTGCCTGCTTTCAATCTCAACATTCTGTTCAGCAAGCAGCGAATAAAAGGCGCTTCTCTTCACATTAAATTCACTTTGCAGGTCAAATTTATGTGTCCCGGCATCTTTTATATGAAACTCTAATCTATAGGGAACTCCGTGTTTGCTTATTTGTGTGACTTTTTGAATGCTGTCCCATTCAAAGTTCTGTTCGCGGGCAAAAGGCGCCTTTACCTTTAACCCCTCCTCGGTCAGATAAGAATGGGTTTGAAAAGACTGCCAAAGGAAGAAGACTGCAATCGCAGATAAGAGGATATTGGATAGAATCAGCAGAGGCTAAAACTTTGAATCGGCTATACTTAAAAGTAAAGCCAGAATAACAAAGAGGATGGAAGATCCGATGATAAACAGGAGATATGCTGTCTTAGGTATACTGAAAAACAGATGATAATCAGGCTGAAAATAAAACTTCTGAATTGCATTAACGCCTAAAACACTGATTGGCAAACAACTGAC is a window from the Bacillus infantis NRRL B-14911 genome containing:
- a CDS encoding YceI family protein, whose protein sequence is MAKWTVDQSHSAVGFEVKHMMVSKVKGSFDSYTADVEAADLTDLTTASIAFTFDVASINTRSEDRENHLKSADFFDVENYPTIDFKSTNIVKDGDDFKVTGDLTIKGVTKPVTFDVEYGGKGTNPWGVEVYGFEAAAKINREEFGLTWNAALETGGVLVGKDIKIKVELEVNPAA
- a CDS encoding DinB family protein; the encoded protein is MNRTEFLLRMLDTTFNKENWYAPLKPAIEGLSAEQASWKPEGAAVKSIWENVNHLIYYKERLAANLAGREWTRNLDGDETFALTGQVNDEKVWKAVIERAELAHHSVRKAIIRITPERLEQNDLEEKLLDIMLHDAYHTGQIIQLRKMQGTWPSQR